In Prunus dulcis chromosome 1, ALMONDv2, whole genome shotgun sequence, the following are encoded in one genomic region:
- the LOC117630828 gene encoding phosphatidylinositol 4-kinase gamma 7-like yields MSRKLDSPVQTQMAVSLFSNPLSAEYHGSKRMEGKQSTGRRRVFVQTETGCVFGMELDRSDNVHTVKRRLQIALNVPTDESSLTFGDLVLKNDLSAVRNDSPLLLTRNLMHRSSSTPCLSPTGRDLQQRDRSGPIEILGNSDHFARTTQVVKDMVEAIKMGVDPIPVHSGLGGAYYFRNSRGESVAIVKPTDEEPFAPNNPKGFVGKALGQPGLKRSVRVGETGFREVAAFLLDKDHFANVPPTALVKITHSIFNINDGVNGNKTPQKKLVSKIASCQQFIQHDFDASDHGTSSFPVASVHHIGILDIRIFNTDRHAGNLLVRKLDGVGMFGKVELIPIDHGLCLPETLEDPYFEWIHWPQASIPFSDDELEYIEKLDPNEDCEMLRRELPMIREACLRVLVLCTIFLKESAAYGLCLAEIGEMMSREFRSGEEEPSELEVICMEARRMLAEREALSPKADLVGDQEFLFDIDCEDTELDYPLKLAADDYVSRTPFQFGNGSGHGRSPLSKLEESIEEEEDSEVEKQEALASLRSPERVPSVSKLSMSLKNTVLGEKSHLKYTGTRAENGYMANTSSGHRSANEQLPASMSFVKLADMSEDDWAWFLEKFQDLMYPAFAKRKFITLGQRQRQRLGTSCQF; encoded by the coding sequence ATGTCGCGTAAACTGGACAGCCCAGTGCAGACCCAGATGGCGGTGTCCTTGTTTAGCAACCCACTCAGTGCGGAGTATCATGGAAGCAAGAGAATGGAAGGGAAGCAGTCCACTGGCAGGAGGCGAGTTTTTGTGCAAACAGAAACTGGGTGTGTCTTCGGGATGGAATTAGATCGCAGTGATAATGTCCATACTGTGAAGAGAAGATTGCAAATTGCTCTCAATGTCCCAACCGATGAGAGCTCTCTGACATTTGGGGACCTAGTGTTGAAGAATGATCTTAGTGCAGTTCGGAATGATTCCCCTCTTCTTCTCACAAGGAACCTCATGCATAGAAGTTCATCGACTCCATGCCTCTCGCCCACTGGGAGGGATCTACAGCAAAGAGATCGGAGTGGCCCTATAGAGATACTAGGGAATTCAGATCATTTTGCTAGAACAACGCAAGTTGTCAAGGACATGGTCGAGGCCATTAAGATGGGGGTTGATCCAATTCCTGTTCATAGTGGGCTTGGAGGTGCATACTATTTTCGGAACAGCAGAGGTGAGAGTGTTGCAATAGTGAAGCCAACTGATGAAGAACCTTTTGCGCCTAATAACCCAAAAGGCTTTGTTGGTAAGGCTCTTGGGCAACCAGGTTTGAAGCGTTCGGTACGGGTTGGGGAGACTGGTTTCAGAGAAGTCGCAGCTTTCCTTCTTGACAAAGATCACTTTGCAAATGTGCCTCCCACTGCCTTGGTGAAGATCACTCACTCAATCTTCAACATAAATGACGGGGTGAATGGGAACAAGACTCCCCAGAAGAAGCTGGTTAGCAAGATAGCATCTTGCCAGCAATTCATACAACACGATTTTGATGCAAGTGATCATGGGACCTCCAGCTTTCCAGTAGCTTCTGTGCATCATATAGGGATATTAGACATTAGGATTTTTAACACAGACAGGCATGCAGGGAATCTTTTAGTTAGGAAACTTGATGGTGTCGGGATGTTTGGTAAAGTGGAGCTCATTCCAATTGACCACGGCCTTTGTTTGCCAGAAACATTGGAGGACCCCTACTTTGAGTGGATTCATTGGCCTCAGGCTTCTATTCCATTTTCGGATGATGAGCTTGAGTACATAGAAAAACTTGATCCGAATGAGGATTGTGAAATGCTGCGAAGGGAGCTTCCCATGATTCGAGAGGCTTGTCTCAGGGTTTTGGTTCTCTGCACCATTTTCCTGAAGGAGTCTGCTGCATATGGTCTCTGTCTTGCTGAAATAGGTGAAATGATGAGTAGGGAATTTCGTAGCGGGGAGGAGGAACCCAGTGAACTTGAGGTAATTTGTATGGAGGCGAGGAGGATGCTAGCTGAGAGGGAGGCCTTGTCCCCCAAGGCTGATTTGGTGGGAGATCAGGAGTTCCTATTTGACATAGACTGTGAGGACACAGAGTTAGACTATCCTTTAAAGCTTGCAGCAGATGATTATGTGAGCAGGACACCCTTTCAATTTGGAAATGGCAGTGGGCATGGCCGCTCTCCTCTCTCTAAACTGGAAGAAAGCattgaggaggaagaggaCAGTGAAGTGGAAAAGCAAGAGGCATTAGCAAGTCTGCGATCCCCTGAAAGGGTCCCAAGCGTTTCAAAGCTTTCAATGTCGCTGAAGAATACAGTTTTGGGTGAGAAGAGCCACCTGAAATATACGGGAACAAGAGCAGAGAATGGATACATGGCGAATACATCATCCGGACACAGGAGTGCAAATGAGCAGCTTCCTGCAAGCATGAGCTTTGTGAAGCTGGCTGACATGAGTGAGGACGATTGGGCCTGGTTTCTAGAGAAGTTTCAAGATCTGATGTACCCGGCATTTGCTAAACGCAAATTTATTACCCTAGGTCAGAGGCAGAGACAGAGGCTTGGCACGTCGTGCCAGTTTTGA
- the LOC117614970 gene encoding DNA-3-methyladenine glycosylase — MSRANVRRHVLLENKVLKEREKTSSPKHLKRIYPIGLHKSTSSLSLSLSSSLSLSLSENSYDSSLTDSSTLDQKISAALRFIAPTQRREYNSPVAKVVQQQISQAQDTNDGELKRCNWITKNSDKVYVAFHDECWGVPAYDDNQLFELLALSGMLMDHNWTEIVKRRELFREAFFGFDPNKVAKMGEKEIAEIASNKAIMLAECKVRCIIDNAKCILKIVRECGSFSSYMWGSVNHKPVINRFRYPRNVPLRSPKAEAMSKDLIKRGFRYVGPVIVYSFMQAAGLTIDHLVDCYRYSECVSLAERPWRHI; from the exons ATGTCTAGAGCCAATGTAAGAAGGCATGTACTTCTGGAGAACAAAGttttgaaagagagagagaagacaaGTAGCCCTAAACACCTCAAGAGAATCTACCCAATTGGCCTTCACAAGAGCACTTCATCTCTATCTCTATCTCTATCATCATCTTTGTCATTGTCTCTGTCAGAAAACTCCTATGATTCTTCTCTCACTGACTCTAGCACACTGGATCAGAAGATTTCCGCCGCGCTCCGATTCATTGCACCAACTCAAAGAAGAGAATATAATTCCCCAGTGGCTAAAGTTGTCCAGCAGCAAATTAGTCAGGCTCAGGATACTAATGATGGGGAGTTGAAGAGGTGCAATTGGATAACAAAGAATAGTG ATAAAGTTTATGTAGCGTTTCACGACGAATGCTGGGGAGTTCCAGCATACGATGACAA TCAATTGTTTGAGCTGCTTGCATTGTCTGGTATGTTGATGGACCACAACTGGACTGAAATTGTCAAAAGAAGGGAGCTCTTCAG GGAAGCATTTTTCGGATTTGATCCAAACAAAGTTGCCAAAATGGGGGAGAAGGAGATTGCAGAGATAGCCTCCAACAAGGCGATAATGTTGGCAGAGTGCAAAGTGAGGTGCATAATAGACAATGCCAAATGCATATTGAAG ATTGTGAGGGAATGTGGCTCTTTTAGCAGCTACATGTGGGGTTCTGTGAACCACAAACCAGTCATCAACAGATTCAGATATCCAAGAAATGTTCCTTTAAGGAGCCCCAAAGCAGAAGCCATGAGCAAGGATTTGATCAAGCGAGGGTTTCGATATGTTGGGCCAGTCATTGTGTATTCCTTCATGCAAGCTGCAGGGTTGACCATTGATCATCTTGTGGATTGTTATAGATACAGTGAATGTGTGAGCCTTGCAGAAAGACCTTGGAGACATATCTaa
- the LOC117614047 gene encoding UDP-glycosyltransferase 89A2-like yields the protein MSNTHILVFPYPAQGHMLPILDLTHQLALHGLSITILVTPKNLPTLTPLLHTHPSSIQTVVLPFPPHPKIPPGVENIKDIGNHGNLYVINALANLQAPIVHWFSSHPNPPVALISDFFLGWTLHLAHQLGIPRITFYSSGAFLASVFHYCWRNLDKMRSSSGIVHFPDLPRSPSFKQDQVPSVVRCHRESDPESELLRNSMLANTESWGCVFNSFEDLETEYFAHLRTKMGHSRVYAVGPLSLTAAAAADDSSLGRANPNKDFGANVMTWLDGCPDGSVLYVCFGSQKLPNRQQMEALASGLERSGVRFVWAVKTGSAQQVKDGYGVLPDGFEERVGGRGLVIKGWAPQVLILGHKAVGGFVSHCGWNSVLEAIVAGVLILGWPMEADQFVNAKLLAEDMGVAVKVCEGNNAVPDPAELGKVISESMTGETPEKVRAKELRDKAFAAVGSGGSSSKHLDELVKELGQLKAGRK from the coding sequence ATGTCAAATACCCACATCCTGGTGTTCCCCTACCCAGCGCAAGGGCACATGCTCCCAATTTTAGACCTAACCCACCAGCTAGCCCTCCACGGCCTCTCCATAACTATCTTGGTCACCCCCAAAAACCTCCCAACCCTAACCCCTCTCCTCCACACCCACCCCTCCTCCATCCAAACCGTAGTCCTCCCCTTCCCTCCTCACCCCAAAATACCCCCCGGCGTTGAGAACATCAAGGACATAGGCAACCACGGCAACTTGTATGTGATCAACGCCCTAGCCAATCTCCAGGCCCCGATTGTCCACTGGTTCAGCTCCCACCCTAACCCTCCGGTGGCCCTCATCTCTGATTTCTTCCTCGGGTGGACCCTACACCTGGCCCACCAGCTTGGCATTCCCAGAATTACCTTTTACTCCTCTGGCGCCTTCTTGGCCTCTGTGTTCCACTACTGCTGgcgtaatttggacaaaatgCGCTCCTCCTCAGGGATCGTTCATTTTCCTGATCTTCCTAGATCGCCCTCTTTTAAACAGGACCAGGTGCCCTCTGTGGTCCGCTGCCACAGAGAATCGGATCCCGAGTCTGAGCTCCTGAGGAATTCCATGCTCGCCAATACCGAGAGTTGGGGATGCGTTTTTAACAGCTTTGAGGACTTGGAGACTGAGTATTTCGCCCACTTGCGGACTAAAATGGGCCACTCCCGTGTTTACGCGGTCGGCCCATTGAGTCTAACAGCGGCCGCGGCTGCTGATGACAGTAGTTTGGGCCGGGCCAACCCAAACAAGGACTTCGGTGCCAATGTGATGACGTGGCTCGACGGGTGCCCCGACGGATCTGTGCTCTACGTTTGCTTTGGGAGTCAGAAGTTGCCAAATAGGCAGCAGATGGAGGCCTTGGCTTCTGGGCTCGAACGGAGCGGGGTTCGGTTTGTGTGGGCCGTGAAAACAGGATCGGCCCAACAGGTGAAAGATGGGTATGGGGTTTTACCAGATGGATTTGAGGAAAGGGTTGGCGGGAGGGGCTTGGTCATAAAGGGTTGGGCCCCACAGGTATTGATCCTGGGCCACAAGGCCGTGGGTGGATTTGTGAGCCACTGTGGGTGGAACTCTGTGCTGGAAGCGATAGTGGCTGGTGTATTGATATTGGGCTGGCCCATGGAGGCTGACCAGTTTGTGAATGCCAAGCTGTTGGCTGAGGACATGGGTGTGGCCGTGAAGGTGTGCGAAGGCAATAATGCAGTGCCGGACCCAGCTGAGTTAGGAAAGGTGATTTCCGAGTCGATGACCGGGGAGACACCGGAGAAGGTGAGAGCAAAGGAACTGAGGGACAAGGCATTTGCGGCAGTGGGAAGTGGCGGGAGCTCTTCAAAGCATTTGGATGAGCTTGTCAAAGAATTGGGCCAGCTTAAAGCGGGCCGAAAGTGA